A single genomic interval of Candidatus Bipolaricaulis anaerobius harbors:
- a CDS encoding sugar phosphate isomerase/epimerase family protein: MDRHQLGLSTFLWPGMDVERWLELALGLGLGGVELRADPRAAGPGDLSPAVRLRLRNQLAERGLWSTVHAPIYDLNLASPLRAIAAASVEEVIGALDLASDLGSRLLVVHPGHVDSDYLPLTGERDLAWRRFSLAIEVILARAARKGVQVALENKQRPRGWDMVHTPAEHVQAVDRFPGLGACLDFGHLHTTGGDPTAYVAALGERLVHVHLHDNRGERDEHLPLGRGSLPWRAAWAALSSAGYRGPIVLEIPDPDGLRESVAVLERG, from the coding sequence ATGGACCGACACCAGTTGGGGCTGTCCACATTCCTGTGGCCGGGGATGGACGTCGAGCGGTGGCTCGAATTGGCGCTTGGGCTCGGGTTGGGCGGGGTCGAGCTGCGGGCCGACCCCCGCGCCGCCGGCCCGGGGGACCTTTCGCCCGCGGTGCGCCTCCGGTTGCGGAACCAGTTGGCGGAGCGCGGCCTGTGGAGCACGGTCCACGCGCCGATCTATGACCTGAACCTCGCTTCCCCCCTGCGCGCGATCGCTGCGGCATCGGTGGAGGAGGTGATCGGGGCGTTGGACCTTGCCTCCGACCTTGGATCGCGCCTCCTCGTTGTCCATCCCGGGCACGTAGACTCAGACTACCTGCCCCTCACGGGGGAACGGGACCTCGCCTGGCGCCGGTTCTCGTTGGCGATAGAGGTGATCCTCGCCCGTGCCGCGCGGAAAGGGGTACAGGTCGCGCTCGAGAACAAGCAGCGCCCCCGCGGGTGGGACATGGTGCACACCCCAGCGGAGCACGTTCAGGCGGTGGATCGGTTCCCTGGGCTTGGGGCGTGCCTGGACTTCGGCCACCTCCACACCACCGGAGGGGACCCCACGGCCTACGTGGCCGCGCTCGGGGAGAGGCTCGTCCACGTCCACCTCCACGATAACCGCGGGGAGCGGGATGAACACCTGCCCCTCGGCCGCGGGAGCCTGCCGTGGCGGGCGGCATGGGCAGCGCTCTCTAGCGCCGGGTACCGCGGCCCCATCGTGCTCGAGATCCCTGATCCCGACGGGCTGCGGGAGTCGGTCGCCGTGCTGGAGCGAGGATGA
- the plsY gene encoding glycerol-3-phosphate 1-O-acyltransferase PlsY, which translates to MGVISYAFIVAAGYLLGGIPTAFLIGRLWGVDIRRVGSGNVGATNALRTLGWKAGITVMALDVAKGYLAAGLLPLLPVWEGERVYLGMAAGVAAILGHVFTPYLRFRGGKGVAAAAGVLAALAPLPTAIAAGAFALVAFGTGIVSLASLTAAVALPVAAFLLDRTAAYAVHPAVRAVTVGLVPFIFYTHRQNIRRLIAGKENRFRRPWERRSGRG; encoded by the coding sequence ATGGGTGTGATCTCCTACGCGTTCATCGTGGCGGCGGGCTACCTGCTTGGCGGGATCCCAACGGCATTCCTCATCGGCCGACTGTGGGGGGTGGACATCCGCCGCGTGGGGTCGGGGAACGTGGGAGCGACGAACGCGCTGCGGACCTTGGGGTGGAAAGCGGGGATCACGGTGATGGCGCTGGATGTGGCCAAGGGCTACCTCGCCGCGGGCCTGCTGCCGCTCCTTCCCGTGTGGGAGGGGGAGAGGGTGTACCTCGGGATGGCAGCGGGGGTGGCCGCGATCCTCGGGCACGTGTTCACACCCTACCTTCGGTTCCGGGGGGGAAAGGGGGTCGCCGCAGCGGCGGGGGTGCTCGCCGCGCTCGCCCCGCTCCCCACGGCGATCGCGGCCGGAGCATTCGCCCTTGTCGCGTTCGGAACGGGGATCGTCTCCCTGGCGTCCCTCACCGCAGCGGTGGCCCTCCCCGTGGCCGCGTTCCTCCTCGATCGCACCGCCGCGTACGCCGTGCATCCGGCGGTGCGGGCGGTGACGGTGGGGTTGGTGCCGTTCATCTTCTACACCCACCGCCAGAACATCCGCCGCCTCATCGCAGGGAAGGAGAACCGGTTCCGACGCCCCTGGGAGAGGCGGAGCGGGAGGGGGTGA
- the upp gene encoding uracil phosphoribosyltransferase, with protein MATFVLVEHPLIKAKLTMLRDRRTDRLQFRQILEEVTALMVYEITRDFPLRQVEVETPLERTAGVELARPVVLVPVLRAGIVMLDGVLDLIPSARVGHIGIYRDPATLKPVEYFAKLPANLSDALVIVVDPMLATGGSAARAVSIVKERGARDVRFLCLVAAPEGRRAIHNAHPDVPVYAASLDRELDAHGYIRPGLGDAGDRLFGT; from the coding sequence ATGGCTACGTTCGTCCTCGTCGAGCACCCGCTGATCAAGGCCAAGCTCACGATGCTCCGCGATCGGCGCACGGACCGCCTCCAGTTCAGGCAGATCCTCGAGGAGGTCACCGCGCTCATGGTGTACGAGATCACGCGGGACTTCCCCCTCCGCCAGGTCGAGGTGGAGACCCCCCTCGAGCGGACGGCGGGGGTGGAGCTCGCCCGCCCCGTGGTGCTCGTCCCGGTCCTCCGGGCAGGCATCGTCATGCTCGACGGCGTCCTCGACCTCATCCCCAGCGCCCGGGTCGGGCACATCGGGATCTACCGGGACCCTGCGACCCTCAAGCCCGTGGAGTACTTCGCCAAGCTCCCCGCCAACCTGAGCGATGCGTTGGTGATCGTGGTCGATCCGATGCTCGCCACCGGCGGGTCGGCTGCCCGTGCGGTATCGATCGTGAAGGAGCGCGGGGCGCGGGATGTGCGGTTCCTGTGCCTCGTCGCTGCCCCGGAGGGGCGGCGGGCAATCCACAACGCCCATCCCGACGTCCCAGTCTACGCGGCCTCCCTCGATCGGGAGCTCGATGCCCATGGCTACATCCGCCCCGGCCTGGGGGATGCCGGGGACCGCCTGTTCGGCACCTAG
- a CDS encoding SDR family NAD(P)-dependent oxidoreductase — protein sequence MKRCALVTGGSRGIGAAAAVKLAAQGCDVALSYRTQRTAAEEVAAAIQRLGSRAFILQADLADLEQARDLVHEAAEGLGGLHILVNNAGYVQRVPWEELSLEDWERMLTVGLTAAFVCSRHAVPYMREGKYGRIVNVSSLRALTGSAHGIHYAAAKAGLLGLTKSLALAVAPFGITVNAVCPGFVATEINQEALAARGDEIRAQIPLGRVATADEIAAVIAFLCSEEAGYITGETVSANGGIRMG from the coding sequence ATGAAACGGTGTGCGCTCGTCACCGGCGGATCGCGGGGGATCGGGGCTGCGGCAGCGGTGAAGCTTGCCGCGCAGGGCTGCGATGTGGCGCTGAGCTACCGTACCCAGCGTACGGCGGCGGAGGAGGTGGCGGCGGCCATCCAACGCCTCGGCAGCCGGGCCTTCATCCTTCAAGCCGACCTCGCCGACTTGGAACAGGCGCGGGACCTCGTCCACGAAGCGGCCGAGGGCCTGGGAGGACTCCACATCCTCGTGAACAACGCGGGCTACGTGCAACGGGTGCCGTGGGAGGAGCTGTCGCTCGAGGATTGGGAACGGATGCTCACGGTGGGGCTCACGGCCGCGTTCGTCTGCTCGCGGCACGCGGTCCCCTACATGCGGGAGGGGAAGTACGGGCGGATCGTGAACGTCTCTTCCCTGCGGGCCCTCACCGGCTCGGCCCACGGGATCCACTACGCCGCCGCCAAGGCAGGCCTCCTTGGCCTCACGAAGTCCCTCGCCCTCGCCGTGGCCCCGTTCGGGATCACCGTGAACGCGGTGTGCCCCGGGTTCGTGGCCACGGAGATCAACCAGGAGGCGCTCGCCGCGCGGGGGGACGAGATCCGGGCCCAAATCCCCCTCGGCCGCGTGGCCACGGCGGACGAGATCGCCGCTGTGATCGCGTTCCTCTGCTCGGAGGAGGCGGGCTACATCACCGGGGAGACGGTCTCCGCCAACGGCGGCATCCGCATGGGGTAG
- the dtd gene encoding D-aminoacyl-tRNA deacylase, producing the protein MRIVLQRVSEASVRVAGREVARIGRGLLLLVGIGRGDDEDELRFWSRKIPELRVFPDDDGRMNRSLRDVGGEILCVSQFTLYGDASQGRRPGFDRAAPGSEAASLYETFLARLREEGFPVQSGLFGARMEVALVNDGPVTLILERAPAQLGRT; encoded by the coding sequence ATGCGCATCGTCCTGCAACGGGTGAGCGAGGCGAGCGTACGCGTCGCGGGGCGCGAGGTCGCCCGGATCGGCCGGGGGCTCCTCCTCCTCGTGGGCATCGGCAGGGGGGATGATGAGGATGAACTCCGGTTCTGGTCGCGCAAGATCCCTGAGCTGCGCGTTTTCCCCGACGACGACGGTCGGATGAACCGCTCACTCCGCGACGTGGGGGGGGAGATCCTGTGCGTATCCCAGTTCACCCTCTACGGGGATGCTTCCCAGGGCCGCCGCCCCGGGTTCGACCGGGCGGCGCCGGGCAGCGAGGCCGCTTCCCTGTACGAGACGTTCCTCGCCCGGCTGCGGGAGGAGGGGTTCCCCGTCCAGAGCGGCCTGTTTGGGGCGCGGATGGAGGTTGCCCTCGTCAACGACGGGCCGGTGACCTTGATCTTGGAGCGGGCGCCGGCACAATTGGGACGCACCTAA
- the purB gene encoding adenylosuccinate lyase encodes MTLDRYALAPMKDLWTPDAQYENWLRVELAALAALEEADGVPAGTAATVSARARIDRDRIRAWEEETGHDLLAFLWALEEAVGPEGRWLHYGLTSSDVKDTALALTLVAGLDLVLDKAARLGEAVGELAERHRDVPILGRTHGQWAEPTTFGRKALAWYDELGRVVSRLRRARDGIAVGKLSGAVGTHAHYPPQAEERALASLGLRPCPIATQIVSRDRHAEVLFALASAASLVEKIALEVRHLSRSEVGEVAEGRPEGSSAMPHKKNPILSERLCGLARVVRAGIGPAWEDNALWHERDMSHSSVERVLLPQSFILVDYMLDRAAGLVRGLVIFPDRMRAWIEEARGLPFSEGLLLALVRSGLGRREAHELVSRLAAMARATGSDLAQVAAADPIVRARLSREDLRSAFDLRSALGDVGAAFDRVRRAGYTAPGDRDG; translated from the coding sequence GTGACGCTCGATCGGTATGCGCTCGCCCCGATGAAGGACCTCTGGACGCCCGACGCCCAGTACGAGAACTGGCTGCGGGTCGAGCTCGCCGCCCTCGCGGCCCTGGAGGAAGCAGACGGGGTCCCGGCTGGGACAGCGGCCACTGTCTCCGCGCGGGCGAGGATCGATCGGGACCGAATTCGGGCCTGGGAAGAGGAGACGGGGCACGACCTCCTGGCGTTCCTGTGGGCCCTCGAGGAGGCCGTGGGCCCGGAGGGGCGCTGGCTCCACTACGGCCTCACCTCGTCCGACGTCAAGGACACCGCCCTCGCCCTGACCCTCGTCGCGGGCCTCGACCTCGTCCTCGACAAGGCCGCGCGGCTGGGGGAGGCGGTGGGGGAGCTCGCGGAGCGGCATCGCGATGTCCCGATCCTCGGCCGGACCCACGGCCAGTGGGCGGAGCCGACCACGTTCGGACGGAAGGCCCTCGCCTGGTACGACGAGCTGGGGCGGGTGGTCTCCCGGCTCCGCCGGGCGCGGGACGGGATCGCAGTGGGGAAGCTCTCCGGCGCGGTGGGGACCCATGCCCACTACCCTCCCCAGGCCGAGGAACGGGCCCTCGCCTCCCTCGGGCTTCGGCCCTGTCCGATCGCGACCCAAATCGTGTCCCGGGACCGGCACGCGGAGGTCCTGTTCGCCCTCGCTTCCGCGGCGTCCCTCGTCGAGAAGATCGCCCTCGAGGTCCGCCACCTCTCCCGATCCGAGGTGGGGGAGGTCGCGGAGGGGCGGCCGGAGGGATCGTCGGCGATGCCCCACAAGAAGAACCCGATCCTCTCCGAGCGGCTGTGCGGCCTGGCCCGTGTCGTACGGGCCGGGATCGGCCCCGCCTGGGAGGACAACGCCCTCTGGCACGAGCGGGACATGTCGCACTCCTCGGTGGAGCGGGTCCTCCTCCCCCAGAGCTTCATCCTCGTGGACTACATGCTCGACCGGGCAGCTGGCCTCGTGCGCGGCCTCGTGATCTTCCCGGACCGGATGAGGGCCTGGATCGAGGAAGCGCGGGGCCTCCCGTTCTCGGAGGGGCTCCTCCTCGCCCTCGTGCGGTCGGGGCTCGGCCGGCGCGAGGCCCACGAGCTCGTGTCCCGCCTCGCCGCCATGGCCCGCGCGACCGGAAGCGACCTCGCCCAGGTGGCAGCGGCGGACCCGATCGTCCGCGCCCGGCTGAGCCGGGAGGACCTGCGGTCCGCGTTCGACCTCCGCTCCGCCCTCGGCGACGTCGGAGCGGCGTTCGACCGCGTGCGCAGGGCGGGGTATACTGCGCCCGGAGATCGCGATGGTTGA
- a CDS encoding ABC transporter permease — translation MILPLIKLAIGSIRSRRTRSWLTVIGVLIGVTAVVSLLSIGTGVERAVLQEFTDIGYDIIIIAPGGMAGPPEEGTFGPGTAPASQPGRGQATATPPSSGGTFDPSRIGQSAANAAGAGLPPVSAVDTEQLVQAVPGLVEAGNVGTRVVSVDGPAASGFLRLTTLSQGFLQAFPSIVGGFEVQRGTSFTGTATNEVVVGARSATSLGVTVGDTIRVDGEAFTVVGILAPSRAADDEAARGATVSATRIATDAARTSGASFLTRRMTNTDDSLFVLEERATALWTGQDGNLTTIARMAAGADVAEVLAGITAELTAQGVRGTPTSVQQIAASIQGTLGMIATVLASIAAVAVVVGGVGMMNTMYTSVLERTREIGILKAVGARDGQVMALFLVDSGLMGLIGGVLGLIAGGILSLFGTRLLGPALGVGSFRPVFEPALILGVVAASFVIGALSGAWPAWRASRLNPVEALTTE, via the coding sequence GTGATCCTCCCCTTGATCAAGCTCGCGATCGGGAGCATCCGCAGCCGGAGGACGCGCTCGTGGCTGACCGTAATCGGCGTCCTCATCGGCGTAACCGCCGTCGTGTCCCTCCTCTCCATCGGGACCGGGGTCGAGCGCGCTGTGCTTCAGGAGTTCACGGACATCGGGTACGACATCATCATCATCGCCCCCGGCGGCATGGCCGGCCCGCCCGAAGAGGGGACGTTCGGACCAGGAACGGCTCCCGCTTCCCAGCCTGGCAGGGGCCAGGCAACGGCCACGCCCCCCTCCAGCGGAGGGACATTCGACCCCAGCCGGATCGGCCAATCCGCCGCAAACGCCGCGGGAGCGGGGCTCCCCCCGGTCAGCGCCGTGGACACGGAGCAGCTCGTGCAGGCCGTTCCAGGCTTGGTCGAGGCCGGCAACGTGGGCACGCGGGTGGTGAGCGTGGACGGCCCGGCGGCGAGCGGGTTCCTGCGGCTCACCACCCTGTCGCAGGGCTTCCTCCAGGCGTTCCCGTCCATCGTCGGCGGGTTCGAGGTCCAGCGTGGCACCTCGTTCACCGGCACCGCGACGAATGAGGTCGTGGTCGGCGCGCGCAGCGCGACGAGCCTCGGGGTCACGGTGGGCGACACGATCCGTGTGGACGGGGAGGCATTCACCGTGGTCGGGATCCTCGCTCCATCGAGGGCGGCGGACGACGAGGCGGCCAGGGGGGCCACCGTCAGCGCGACGCGGATCGCCACCGATGCGGCCCGCACCAGCGGCGCCTCGTTCCTGACGCGGAGGATGACGAACACCGACGACTCCCTGTTCGTCCTCGAGGAGCGCGCAACGGCATTGTGGACCGGCCAGGATGGGAACCTGACCACGATCGCACGGATGGCCGCTGGGGCCGACGTCGCAGAGGTGCTCGCCGGCATCACCGCTGAGCTCACTGCGCAGGGCGTACGAGGGACCCCGACCTCCGTGCAGCAGATCGCGGCAAGCATCCAGGGCACCCTGGGAATGATCGCCACCGTGCTGGCGAGCATCGCGGCTGTGGCGGTGGTCGTCGGAGGGGTAGGCATGATGAACACGATGTACACGTCGGTCCTGGAGCGGACACGGGAGATCGGCATCCTCAAGGCGGTCGGCGCCCGCGACGGCCAGGTGATGGCGTTGTTCCTCGTGGACTCCGGCCTGATGGGCCTCATCGGCGGCGTCCTCGGCCTCATCGCGGGCGGCATCCTAAGCTTGTTCGGCACGCGCCTCCTTGGGCCAGCACTCGGCGTGGGATCGTTCCGACCCGTGTTCGAGCCCGCGCTCATCCTGGGCGTGGTCGCCGCTTCGTTTGTGATCGGCGCCCTGTCCGGCGCGTGGCCGGCGTGGCGCGCGTCGCGGCTGAACCCGGTAGAGGCATTGACCACCGAGTAG
- a CDS encoding MFS transporter: MRAPRWYWAYVLSNAAMGAASPLLSLYAYYLGATAGTVGTLAAVGSLMNMVASLVWGRLLDRTRRRRVFVALSFFGVGIAYLLLPLITQLPQLLLVNGWVAFAWMAASSVSILLVLAGFPKEHWEGEIARFNVYCGVGWTLGLALGAGWIALVGRALGEGWSLKSLGIIVGALALGGLLVALREIREPRIQIEAPSFRDIAVAVGNFLYERFRYGPVQLYDILRPSQLVRFLQGRTAFGPDLVLCYYAAMLAFGGFSIVFAPFPVFVRQELGWPSELVFALNVVHHGVSVVAFGLARRAVARWGHRPAAALALLGRAGMFVGFALTTPHVARWLLPLLWGVAGATWALFQLSVTAIVSRLSPSGLQGQGLGIYNAVAGLGNVLGALAGGFVADFIGFPAAFLLGAMLMVVALPILLVEGRPVS; the protein is encoded by the coding sequence ATGAGGGCCCCCCGCTGGTACTGGGCGTACGTCCTGTCCAACGCAGCGATGGGTGCGGCGTCGCCCCTCCTTTCGCTTTACGCCTATTACCTTGGGGCGACGGCGGGCACGGTGGGAACCCTGGCCGCCGTGGGAAGCCTGATGAACATGGTGGCAAGCCTGGTGTGGGGGAGGCTTCTCGACCGCACCCGGCGGCGGCGGGTGTTCGTCGCGCTGAGCTTCTTCGGGGTCGGGATCGCCTACCTCCTCCTCCCGCTCATCACGCAGCTCCCCCAGCTGCTCCTCGTCAACGGCTGGGTTGCGTTCGCCTGGATGGCCGCCTCGTCGGTATCGATCCTCCTCGTCCTCGCCGGGTTCCCCAAGGAGCACTGGGAGGGGGAGATCGCCCGGTTCAACGTGTACTGCGGGGTGGGGTGGACCCTCGGCCTCGCGTTGGGTGCAGGCTGGATTGCGCTCGTCGGGCGGGCCCTCGGGGAAGGGTGGAGCCTCAAGTCGCTGGGGATCATCGTGGGCGCCCTTGCGCTCGGAGGCCTGCTCGTTGCCCTGCGGGAGATCCGCGAGCCCCGCATCCAGATCGAGGCCCCTTCGTTCCGGGACATCGCGGTTGCGGTAGGGAATTTCCTCTACGAGCGGTTCCGCTACGGCCCTGTGCAGCTCTATGACATCCTCCGCCCATCGCAACTCGTGCGGTTCCTGCAGGGGCGCACGGCCTTCGGGCCGGACTTGGTCCTGTGCTACTACGCGGCGATGCTCGCCTTCGGGGGATTCTCCATCGTGTTCGCACCGTTCCCCGTGTTCGTGCGCCAGGAGCTGGGATGGCCGAGCGAGCTCGTGTTCGCGCTGAACGTGGTCCACCACGGGGTGAGCGTGGTCGCGTTCGGACTGGCGCGCCGCGCGGTTGCGCGGTGGGGCCACCGCCCGGCGGCGGCGCTCGCCCTCCTCGGCCGGGCCGGGATGTTCGTGGGGTTCGCCCTCACCACCCCGCACGTGGCGCGCTGGCTCCTTCCTCTCCTGTGGGGCGTGGCCGGCGCAACGTGGGCCCTGTTCCAACTGTCAGTGACGGCGATCGTCTCCCGTCTCTCCCCGAGCGGACTCCAAGGCCAGGGACTCGGGATCTACAACGCCGTGGCGGGGTTGGGGAACGTGCTGGGCGCCCTCGCGGGGGGATTCGTCGCCGATTTCATCGGGTTCCCCGCCGCCTTCCTCCTCGGGGCGATGCTGATGGTGGTGGCCCTCCCGATCCTCCTCGTGGAGGGGCGCCCCGTCTCGTAG
- the rpmF gene encoding 50S ribosomal protein L32, whose protein sequence is MAAVPKSRKSHREVRLRRTQWRAQMMPAAVCPQCHEFRLPHRVCPSCGYYNGMVVVQTEKK, encoded by the coding sequence ATGGCTGCAGTTCCGAAATCACGAAAGTCCCACCGCGAGGTGAGGCTTCGCCGTACCCAGTGGCGGGCGCAGATGATGCCTGCTGCCGTGTGTCCGCAGTGCCACGAGTTCCGGCTCCCCCACCGCGTGTGCCCGTCGTGCGGGTACTACAACGGGATGGTCGTGGTCCAAACGGAGAAGAAGTAG
- a CDS encoding ribonuclease HI family protein, with protein MRKIFVNVDGSSHGSPGEAAIGILVTDEKGQVLGQESKLIGRATSDVAEYKALLDGIRLALALSPDEAVFLTDNQVVANQVNGFYQVREPHLELLNRNALDLLSKLPRWRVNFVEREINHPAHRLAEQAFRERSRQERERADLTREIGYLLDGLPVDELRRLVAYVRSLRP; from the coding sequence ATGCGGAAGATCTTCGTGAACGTGGATGGCAGTTCCCACGGTAGCCCTGGGGAGGCCGCGATTGGGATCCTCGTCACGGACGAGAAGGGCCAGGTCCTCGGGCAGGAGTCGAAGCTCATCGGCCGGGCGACGAGCGACGTCGCTGAGTACAAGGCCCTCCTCGACGGGATTCGCCTCGCCCTCGCTCTCTCCCCGGACGAGGCGGTGTTCCTCACTGATAACCAGGTCGTCGCCAACCAGGTCAATGGGTTCTACCAGGTCCGCGAGCCCCACCTCGAGCTCCTGAACCGCAACGCCCTCGATCTCCTCTCCAAACTCCCGCGCTGGCGGGTGAACTTCGTGGAGCGGGAGATCAACCACCCTGCCCACCGCCTCGCGGAACAGGCGTTCCGGGAGCGGAGCCGCCAGGAGCGGGAGCGAGCCGATCTCACCCGCGAGATCGGGTACCTCCTCGATGGCCTGCCGGTGGACGAGCTGCGCCGGCTCGTCGCCTACGTGCGATCGCTGCGCCCCTAG
- the tkt gene encoding transketolase has translation MVEEAKSGHPGLPLGAAPMAYVLWTRHLTHNPRDPAWPDRDRFILSAGHGSALLYALLHLGGYDLPRDELARFRQWGSRTPGHPEAGVTPGVEVTTGPLGQGLAMAVGLAMAEAHLAARFNRPPYRVVDHTTYVLASDGDLMEGISAEACGLAGHLRLGKLIVLYDRNGISLAGSTELAFTEDVPARFAAQGWHVTEVLDGNDLTALDRALQAAREETARPSLICVSTTIGYGAPQKQGTFHAHGSPLGEEELRGAKRALGWPEEPPFFVPDEARRPFQDAAARGAEAQKRWDEAMRGYRTDHPELARELSRRLRGELPVGWDAGLPSFAAGGKAISTRKASEAVLQSLAKAVPELVGGSADLNPSCLTWLKGEGDFQAPGRRAGIQGAVGGRWDHGGRNLHFGVREHTMGAIAVGMARHGGVRPFAGTFLVFSDYMRPPIRLAALMGAPVVFVFTHDSIALGEDGPTHQPVEHLASLRAIPNLTVIRPADAGETVAAWRAALERQEGPTALVLTRQDLPVLDRSRLAPPAGLRKGGYILWESSSGAVPELILIATGSEVHLALAAGEELAGNGLRVRVVALPSWELFDRQPAPYLDHILPPAVRARVAVEAGIRLGWEHYVGLEGEIVGLSSFGASAPGPVLLREFGITPSAVVAAGQRVLARVAAARERDYHGPAGP, from the coding sequence ATGGTGGAGGAGGCGAAGTCCGGTCACCCTGGGCTCCCCCTCGGCGCGGCGCCGATGGCCTATGTTCTGTGGACGCGCCACCTCACGCATAACCCCCGCGATCCGGCGTGGCCGGACCGGGACCGGTTCATTCTCTCTGCGGGGCACGGGTCGGCCCTCCTCTACGCGCTCCTCCACCTCGGGGGCTACGACCTCCCCCGGGATGAGCTGGCGCGGTTCCGGCAGTGGGGGAGCCGGACCCCAGGGCATCCTGAGGCCGGGGTGACCCCAGGGGTGGAGGTGACGACCGGCCCGCTGGGGCAGGGGCTGGCGATGGCGGTGGGGCTGGCGATGGCCGAGGCCCACCTCGCCGCGCGGTTCAACCGCCCCCCCTACCGGGTCGTGGACCACACGACCTATGTCCTGGCGAGCGATGGGGACCTCATGGAGGGGATCTCCGCCGAGGCGTGCGGCCTCGCGGGGCACCTTCGCCTGGGGAAGCTGATCGTCCTCTACGATCGGAACGGGATCTCCCTCGCTGGCTCGACCGAGCTGGCGTTCACCGAGGACGTGCCGGCGCGGTTCGCCGCCCAGGGGTGGCACGTGACCGAGGTTTTGGATGGGAACGACCTCACCGCGCTCGACCGCGCCCTGCAGGCGGCGCGGGAGGAGACCGCCCGCCCCTCGCTCATCTGTGTCTCGACGACGATCGGCTATGGGGCTCCGCAGAAGCAGGGTACGTTCCACGCCCACGGCTCCCCCCTCGGGGAGGAAGAGCTGCGGGGGGCGAAACGAGCCTTGGGCTGGCCGGAGGAGCCCCCCTTCTTCGTCCCGGACGAAGCCCGCCGGCCGTTCCAGGACGCGGCGGCCCGCGGCGCGGAAGCCCAGAAGCGATGGGACGAGGCGATGCGTGGCTACCGGACGGACCACCCCGAGCTCGCCCGGGAGCTCAGCCGCCGGCTGCGGGGCGAGCTCCCCGTCGGCTGGGATGCGGGCCTTCCCTCGTTCGCGGCAGGAGGGAAGGCGATCTCCACCCGCAAGGCATCGGAGGCGGTCCTGCAGAGCCTCGCCAAGGCCGTCCCCGAGCTCGTCGGCGGGTCGGCGGACCTCAACCCGTCCTGCCTCACCTGGCTCAAGGGGGAAGGGGACTTCCAGGCCCCCGGCCGCCGGGCGGGCATCCAGGGCGCGGTCGGCGGCCGCTGGGATCACGGTGGGCGGAACCTCCACTTCGGCGTTCGCGAGCACACGATGGGGGCGATCGCGGTGGGGATGGCCCGCCACGGCGGGGTGCGGCCGTTTGCCGGCACGTTCCTCGTCTTCTCCGACTACATGCGGCCCCCGATCCGGCTCGCCGCGCTCATGGGCGCCCCCGTCGTGTTCGTGTTCACCCACGACTCGATCGCCCTTGGCGAGGACGGCCCAACCCACCAGCCGGTGGAGCACCTCGCCTCGCTGCGTGCTATTCCCAACCTGACCGTGATCCGGCCCGCCGATGCGGGCGAGACGGTCGCGGCATGGCGGGCAGCACTTGAGCGTCAGGAGGGGCCCACCGCCCTCGTCCTCACCCGCCAGGATCTCCCCGTCCTCGATCGCTCCCGCCTCGCCCCCCCCGCTGGGCTGCGCAAGGGGGGATACATCCTGTGGGAGAGCTCCTCGGGCGCCGTGCCGGAGCTCATCCTCATCGCCACCGGATCGGAGGTCCACCTCGCCCTCGCCGCGGGGGAGGAGCTGGCGGGAAACGGCCTCCGGGTGAGGGTCGTGGCCCTTCCAAGCTGGGAGCTATTTGACCGTCAACCTGCTCCGTACCTGGATCACATCCTCCCTCCCGCGGTCCGGGCGCGGGTGGCGGTCGAGGCCGGGATCCGGCTGGGGTGGGAGCATTACGTGGGCCTGGAGGGAGAGATCGTTGGGCTGTCGTCGTTCGGGGCGAGCGCCCCGGGGCCGGTCCTCCTCCGCGAGTTCGGGATCACCCCTTCCGCCGTCGTCGCCGCGGGTCAGCGGGTCCTGGCGCGAGTTGCTGCTGCCAGAGAGCGCGACTACCATGGGCCGGCGGGTCCGTAG